A stretch of the Medicago truncatula cultivar Jemalong A17 chromosome 5, MtrunA17r5.0-ANR, whole genome shotgun sequence genome encodes the following:
- the LOC11433260 gene encoding putative receptor like protein 25 translates to MQYLEVLVLRENNLYGPIAGVNIKHPFPSLIIFDISSNNFSGPLPKAYIQNFKAMKNVIQVGEGSSSQYMERMEVGDMTYYDSVTMTVKGNSIVMVKIPIVFVNIDFSHNNFEGEILNVIGELHSLKGLNLSHNRLTGPIPQSVGNLSNMESLDLSSNILTGVIPSELINLNGIGVLNLSHNHLVGEIPQGKQFNTFSNDSYEGNLGLCGFPLSKKCEPEQHSPLPPNNLWSEEKFGFGWKPVAIGYGCGMVIGIGLGCFVLLIGKPRWLVMMVGGQPKQRVTRSTRVRRTHGSTMN, encoded by the coding sequence ATGCAATATTTGGAAGTACTGGTTTTGCGAGAGAATAATTTGTATGGTCCTATTGCCGGTGTAAATATCAAGCATCCATTTCctagtttaattatttttgatattTCATCCAATAACTTCAGTGGCCCACTACCAAAAGCCTACATACAAAATTTTAAGGCCATGAAAAATGTTATTCAAGTTGGAGAAGGTAGTAGCTCTCAATACATGGAAAGGATGGAAGTAGGTGATATGACATACTATGATTCTGTGACTATGACAGTGAAAGGAAACAGCATTGTGATGGTGAAAATTCCAATAGTCTTTGTGAACATTGATTTTTCTCATAACAATTTTGAAGGAGAGATTCTGAATGTTATTGGGGAGCTTCACTCACTCAAAGGGCTTAACCTTTCCCATAACAGACTCACCGGTCCTATTCCTCAATCCGTAGGAAACTTGTCAAACATGGAATCATTGGATCTTTCGTCAAATATACTCACTGGTGTAATTCCTTCAGAATTAATCAATCTGAACGGTATTGGAGTATTGAATCTTTCTCATAACCATCTAGTGGGAGAAATACCTCAAGGAAAACAGTTCAATACATTTTCCAATGACTCATATGAAGGAAACTTGGGATTATGCGGATTTCCCTTGTCAAAGAAATGTGAACCTGAACAACATTCTCCGCTTCCACCCAACAACCTTTGGAGTGAAGAgaaatttggatttggatggaAACCAGTGGCTATTGGATATGGATGTGGAATGGTTATTGGAATAGGCCTTGGatgttttgtgttgttaattGGAAAGCCTAGATGGCTTGTGATGATGGTTGGAGGTCAACCTAAGCAAAGAGTGACAAGGAGCACAAGAGTGAGGAGAACTCATGGCTCAACCATGAATTAG